One window of the Misgurnus anguillicaudatus chromosome 8, ASM2758022v2, whole genome shotgun sequence genome contains the following:
- the manbal gene encoding protein MANBAL produces the protein MSGDLDLSPPEVPEPTLFESLLRYGLFLGAIFQLVCILAIIIPTSKSHEQVETPEPVDTRGFENNKKTKAPVQQIRQKLKKESKKKR, from the exons ATGTCTGGAGATCTGGATCTGTCTCCTCCTGAAGTTCCTGAACCCACATTGTTTGAGAGTCTACTGCGTTATGGACTCTTCCTAGGGGCCATTTTTCAACTCGTCTGTATTTTAGCTATAATAATACCAACATCCAAGAGTCACGAACAG GTGGAGACTCCAGAGCCGGTTGATACGCGAGGATTTGAAAACAACAAGAAGACAAAGGCACCCGTTCAACAAATCCGACAGAAACTGAAAAAGGAGAGCAAGAAAAAGCGATAG